A part of Anolis sagrei isolate rAnoSag1 chromosome 3, rAnoSag1.mat, whole genome shotgun sequence genomic DNA contains:
- the LRRC3 gene encoding leucine-rich repeat-containing protein 3: protein MPDWMTSMFLAAEVSWPMLWFYFQALFFLLFCVPSYCTSCPEQCQCTNSSEATAVLCSASNLQEIPRDIPKDTMFLKLDANKITAVPNSTFRHLAHLQEIDLSKNAIEKIDSAAFKGVADGLRLLDLSGNHIQRIPKEALVNLNAMIRLSNNPWHCECTLQEVLWEVKLDPDSVNETTCQTSVQEEYTGKPLLHILDSRFCNMHQKTTDVAMFVTMFSWFTLVISYVVYYVRHNQEDTRKHLEYLKSLPSTRVPKETISMIL, encoded by the coding sequence ATGCCTGACTGGATGACCAGCATGTTTCTGGCAGCTGAGGTATCTTGGCCCATGCTATGGTTCTACTTCCaagctctcttcttcctcctcttctgtgtCCCTTCCTATTGTACTTCCTGCCCTGAGCAGTGTCAGTGTACCAACTCCTCAGAGGCAACAGCAGTTCTGTGCAGCGCCAGCAACCTGCAAGAGATCCCAAGGGATATTCCCAAAGACACCATGTTTCTAAAGCTGGACGCAAATAAAATCACTGCTGTTCCCAACAGCACGTTCCGGCACCTTGCCCACTTACAAGAGATAGACCTGTCTAAAAATGCCATTGAGAAGATCGATTCTGCAGCATTCAAGGGGGTTGCCGATGGCTTGCGGCTTCTGGATCTCTCTGGGAATCACATTCAGAGGATCCCAAAGGAAGCCCTGGTCAACTTGAATGCCATGATCCGCCTGTCCAACAACCCCTGGCATTGTGAATGTACTTTACAGGAAGTCTTGTGGGAAGTGAAACTAGACCCTGACTCGGTCAATGAGACCACCTGCCAAACATCTGTGCAAGAAGAATATACTGGGAAGCCTCTGCTCCATATCCTTGATTCCCGCTTTTGCAACATGCACCAGAAAACCACAGATGTCGCCATGTTTGTTACCATGTTCAGCTGGTTTACCTTGGTCATTAGCTATGTGGTCTACTATGTCCGGCATAACCAAGAGGACACAAGGAAGCACTTAGAGTACCTGAAATCACTGCCTAGCACAAGGGTTCCTAAAGAAACCATCAGCATGATCCTGTGA